From a region of the Desulfuromonas sp. KJ2020 genome:
- the pstA gene encoding phosphate ABC transporter permease PstA — protein sequence MKKYWREGEPFVWATGVALGMTLLIAATLILVVLVNGLGVFWPSDVAMARLHSGQTVIGEIIKREPTASGEGERIQFKIGNRDLYGLDFRWIDEADIAAMDYPDEITVIEREEYGNFYGTLVRVQTPAGEHTQAPLTEPLEKMLAQVEELEKPLVKSAEDLGRLNREMEKLRRQELKLAYQGVDDADSRLVELQQQQAVLREDFEQIVSQQGKKAAELTRYQVVVADAGGQEKEIEGSHIVRFYQPNALSWGDKSLIYAGKLWELIFGEPRESNTEGGLFPAIFGTVMLIFLMTLVTFPLGVIAAVYLREYAKDGVVVRLVRIAVNNLAGIPSIVYGIFGLGFFVYGIGSTIDKIFFPEQLPTPTFGTGGILWASLTLALLTVPVVIVSTEEALGAIPAGVREGSLSLGATKFQTLMRTLLPMASPGIMTGLILAMARAAGEVAPLMITGVVKLAPALPLDGNFPYIHLDRKFMHLGFHIYDIGFQSPNVEAAKPMVFVTTLLLVLIVLIMSSVAIYLRNKMKKRYTYSTF from the coding sequence ATGAAAAAGTACTGGCGTGAAGGAGAACCCTTTGTCTGGGCCACCGGCGTGGCCCTGGGCATGACCCTGCTCATTGCCGCGACCCTGATCCTCGTGGTGCTGGTCAACGGCCTCGGCGTCTTCTGGCCCTCCGACGTGGCGATGGCCCGGCTGCACAGCGGCCAGACTGTCATCGGCGAGATCATCAAACGCGAACCGACCGCTTCGGGCGAGGGGGAACGGATTCAGTTCAAGATCGGCAACCGGGATCTGTACGGTCTGGATTTCCGTTGGATCGACGAAGCGGATATCGCCGCCATGGATTATCCCGATGAGATAACAGTCATTGAGCGGGAAGAATACGGGAACTTCTACGGCACCCTGGTTCGGGTGCAGACGCCGGCCGGCGAGCACACCCAGGCGCCACTGACCGAGCCTCTGGAAAAGATGCTGGCCCAGGTGGAGGAGCTGGAAAAGCCCCTGGTGAAAAGCGCTGAGGACTTGGGGCGGCTCAACAGAGAAATGGAAAAGCTGCGACGCCAGGAACTGAAGCTGGCCTACCAGGGGGTGGACGATGCGGACTCCCGCCTGGTGGAACTGCAGCAGCAGCAGGCTGTGTTGCGGGAAGATTTCGAGCAGATCGTGTCGCAGCAAGGTAAAAAAGCGGCGGAACTGACGCGTTACCAGGTCGTGGTGGCCGATGCCGGCGGCCAGGAAAAAGAGATCGAGGGCAGCCACATTGTACGTTTTTACCAGCCCAATGCGCTGTCCTGGGGAGACAAGTCCCTGATCTATGCCGGCAAGCTGTGGGAGCTCATCTTTGGCGAACCGCGGGAATCCAATACCGAAGGCGGCCTTTTCCCGGCCATCTTCGGCACAGTCATGCTGATCTTCCTTATGACCCTGGTCACCTTCCCCTTAGGCGTGATCGCCGCCGTCTACCTGCGAGAATACGCCAAAGACGGTGTCGTCGTGCGCCTGGTGCGTATCGCCGTCAACAATCTGGCCGGTATTCCCTCCATTGTCTACGGCATCTTCGGCCTGGGTTTCTTTGTGTACGGCATCGGCAGCACCATCGACAAAATCTTTTTTCCTGAACAGCTGCCGACCCCCACCTTCGGTACGGGCGGCATCCTCTGGGCCAGCTTGACCCTGGCGCTGCTCACCGTGCCGGTGGTGATCGTGTCCACCGAGGAAGCGCTCGGCGCCATCCCCGCCGGGGTGCGCGAAGGCTCCTTGTCGCTGGGGGCGACCAAGTTTCAGACCCTGATGCGGACGCTGTTGCCTATGGCCTCGCCCGGTATTATGACGGGGCTGATTCTGGCCATGGCCCGGGCCGCCGGCGAGGTGGCGCCGCTGATGATCACTGGCGTGGTCAAACTGGCGCCGGCCCTGCCGCTGGACGGCAATTTTCCCTATATCCATCTGGATCGCAAATTCATGCACCTGGGTTTTCATATCTACGACATCGGCTTTCAGTCGCCCAACGTCGAGGCCGCCAAACCCATGGTCTTTGTCACCACCCTGCTGCTGGTGCTTATCGTCCTGATCATGAGCAGCGTGGCGATCTATCTGCGCAACAAGATGAAAAAGCGCTACACTTACAGTACCTTCTAA
- a CDS encoding ABC transporter permease subunit, translating to MDQKLLKRVKRRDRIARWVITVGGMAIIFVVIFILLLIGEVSLPLFNQPTAAPVARIHPVDSQEREAILGLGLDEYLETAFTLSAAGDFTFYDVASGEVSEQISLHPPGAPEAHIVAVDKFGRQAYGLLWSDGALSIEQLRFLAQWDKEHNRTFEIAVEREGVFAAPEGNLPAISRGRIAGDGTRTRVSLMDDNRLLLDQEAVTTDIFGNEERIQSSAVLGGGEPDRFTALTLDTQGRTLYAGTDQGALLRWDLSEAGKPRLVERQQAFRDRRAITALALVFGDISLAVGDAQGQLTTWFPVRTDTDGGEKRLRRIHTLADRGSAVRAITPSHRDKSLLSLDEEGTVYLDHMTSERQLLTLEGQEPLRTAALNLRGTGIIALNAKGELVAWSVDNPHPEVSWRTLFGKVWYESYDEPAYVWQSSSASEDFEPKLSLTPLIFGTLKGTFYAMIFAVPLALLGAIYTSQFGHPKLKQFIKPTVEIMAAIPSVIIGFLAALWLAPIVEKSVTAIFLSLLFVPTSFILFSLLWQKLREVSPLRKIERGFEFLTFAPVIVLSVAAAFAIGPLVEAWLFGGDFRLWLFTEMGTRYDPRNNIIIAFALGFAVIPIIFTIAEDALSNVPSSLKAASLAMGASRWQTVWRVILPSASPGIFAGIMIGFGRAIGETMIVLMATGNTAIMDMSIFNGMRPLSANIAVEIPEAPVASTLYRVLFLSAVILFLFTFILNTIAEVVRQRLRKKYGRF from the coding sequence ATGGATCAGAAGCTGCTGAAAAGAGTTAAACGACGGGACCGTATCGCGCGCTGGGTGATCACCGTGGGGGGTATGGCCATCATTTTTGTGGTTATTTTCATCCTGCTCCTTATCGGGGAAGTTTCTCTGCCCCTGTTCAATCAACCGACGGCAGCGCCCGTGGCCCGTATCCATCCGGTCGACTCCCAGGAGCGCGAAGCGATCCTGGGGCTGGGCCTTGACGAATATCTGGAGACGGCTTTCACCCTGTCGGCTGCCGGGGACTTCACTTTTTATGACGTCGCCTCGGGGGAGGTCTCCGAACAGATCTCTCTGCATCCTCCCGGCGCGCCGGAGGCCCACATCGTCGCCGTCGACAAATTCGGTCGCCAGGCTTACGGCCTGCTGTGGAGCGACGGTGCTCTGTCCATCGAGCAACTGCGTTTTTTGGCCCAGTGGGACAAGGAGCACAACCGGACCTTCGAGATCGCCGTGGAACGGGAAGGGGTCTTTGCGGCTCCCGAGGGGAACTTGCCGGCCATATCCCGGGGACGGATTGCCGGCGATGGCACCCGTACCCGCGTCAGCCTCATGGACGACAACCGCCTGCTGCTCGACCAGGAGGCGGTGACTACCGATATCTTCGGCAACGAGGAGCGGATTCAATCCTCGGCGGTTCTGGGGGGCGGAGAGCCGGACCGTTTCACCGCCCTGACCTTGGACACCCAGGGACGTACCCTCTATGCCGGCACCGACCAGGGAGCGCTGCTGCGCTGGGATCTGAGCGAGGCGGGGAAACCCCGGCTCGTGGAGCGGCAGCAGGCTTTTCGTGACCGCCGCGCCATTACCGCCCTGGCCCTGGTCTTTGGTGATATTTCCCTCGCCGTTGGCGATGCGCAGGGGCAACTGACCACCTGGTTTCCGGTGCGCACCGATACGGACGGTGGGGAGAAACGGCTTCGCCGCATCCATACCCTGGCCGATCGCGGCAGCGCCGTACGGGCCATCACCCCCTCCCACCGGGACAAATCCCTGCTCAGCCTCGACGAGGAAGGGACGGTCTATCTCGACCACATGACCAGCGAACGCCAGTTGCTAACCCTGGAAGGGCAGGAACCCCTGCGTACCGCCGCCCTCAATCTGCGGGGCACCGGCATCATCGCCCTCAATGCCAAAGGGGAGCTTGTAGCCTGGAGCGTGGACAATCCCCATCCCGAGGTGAGTTGGCGCACCCTCTTCGGCAAGGTCTGGTACGAAAGCTACGATGAACCCGCCTACGTCTGGCAGTCGTCGTCGGCTTCGGAGGATTTCGAGCCCAAGCTCAGTCTGACACCGCTGATTTTCGGCACCCTGAAGGGGACTTTCTACGCCATGATCTTCGCCGTCCCCCTGGCGCTGCTCGGGGCGATTTATACCAGCCAGTTCGGCCATCCGAAGCTCAAGCAGTTCATCAAGCCGACGGTGGAGATCATGGCCGCCATCCCCAGCGTCATCATCGGCTTTCTCGCCGCTCTCTGGCTGGCCCCTATTGTGGAAAAGTCGGTGACGGCTATCTTCCTCAGCCTCCTCTTCGTGCCGACCTCCTTCATCCTCTTCTCCCTGCTCTGGCAGAAGCTGCGGGAAGTCAGCCCTTTGCGGAAAATTGAGAGGGGTTTTGAGTTCCTCACCTTCGCGCCGGTCATCGTCCTCTCGGTGGCGGCGGCCTTCGCCATCGGCCCCCTGGTGGAAGCCTGGCTCTTCGGCGGCGATTTCCGCCTGTGGCTCTTTACCGAAATGGGGACGCGCTACGACCCCCGCAACAACATCATCATCGCCTTCGCCCTCGGCTTCGCCGTCATCCCCATCATCTTCACGATTGCCGAGGACGCGCTCTCCAACGTCCCCAGCAGCCTGAAGGCGGCCTCCCTGGCCATGGGCGCCAGCCGCTGGCAGACGGTGTGGCGAGTGATTCTGCCTTCGGCCAGTCCCGGCATCTTCGCCGGCATCATGATCGGTTTCGGTCGCGCCATCGGCGAGACCATGATCGTACTGATGGCCACGGGCAACACGGCCATCATGGACATGAGCATCTTCAATGGCATGCGGCCTTTGTCGGCCAATATCGCGGTCGAGATTCCGGAAGCGCCGGTGGCCAGCACGCTCTACCGGGTGCTGTTCCTGTCGGCTGTTATCCTCTTTCTCTTCACTTTCATTCTCAACACCATCGCCGAAGTGGTTCGGCAGCGGCTGCGCAAGAAATACGGCCGGTTTTAA
- a CDS encoding sigma-54 dependent transcriptional regulator, with amino-acid sequence MSQAHILIVDDEQVIRNGLQKVLERDGQRVMVAVSGLEALACLQEHAFDLVITDLKMPGMSGLEVLKAIRRLQPEVPVLIVTGYATAEMATEAMVSGAFDFLCKPFTPGQILYQTKRAVDWRRMQNADCSSSSADGPLPGSRFSS; translated from the coding sequence ATGAGCCAGGCGCATATTCTGATTGTGGATGACGAGCAGGTTATTCGAAACGGTCTGCAGAAGGTTCTCGAACGGGACGGTCAGCGGGTAATGGTGGCGGTCAGCGGCCTGGAGGCCTTGGCGTGTCTGCAGGAACACGCCTTCGACTTGGTCATTACCGACCTGAAAATGCCGGGGATGAGCGGACTSGAAGTGCTCAAGGCGATCCGTCGTCTGCAACCGGAGGTGCCCGTGCTGATCGTCACCGGGTACGCGACAGCAGAAATGGCCACTGAGGCGATGGTGTCCGGGGCTTTCGACTTCTTATGCAAGCCATTCACGCCGGGGCAGATTCTTTATCAGACCAAAAGAGCCGTCGATTGGCGGCGAATGCAAAATGCCGATTGCTCTTCTTCGTCCGCGGACGGCCCTTTACCCGGATCCCGGTTTTCATCGTGA
- a CDS encoding sigma-54 dependent transcriptional regulator, whose amino-acid sequence MKKGEANILVVDDESVIREGVRRILLQGGYQAETSSSGNLALERLQSADFDLVITDLKMPGMSGXEVLKAIRILQPDVPVVIITGYSTVETAVEAMKFGAFDYLAKPFTPEQILQLTESALKHRLTQIEKAVRGGSAGRHPGFDLFVGESRQMERVYRRILQVAPTDSTVLITGESGTGKELLARAIHNHSARKDQPFLAVDCTSLAESLLESELFGHMKGSFTGAVQSKVGLFKVADGGTLFLDEISNISLTTQAKLLRVLQEREITPVGGNKPLPINIRLIAATNRNLREMCAKGEFREDLFFRLNIIPIDLPPLRERPSDIPLLTRFFLEKFARELGKEIRGLSPAAMEHLNQHAFPGNVRELENILERAVVLAEGSVIEIDNLELAGQTNEAGAPFCQFIPKTAEELKETKQKIREMAVMPVEKAFVLDALERNNWNVTRAAEEVGMLRPNFQALLKKQGISIRDRIPG is encoded by the coding sequence ATGAAAAAAGGCGAGGCCAATATCCTGGTTGTGGATGATGAGAGTGTTATCCGTGAAGGGGTACGGCGAATTCTCCTCCAGGGCGGCTACCAGGCCGAGACCTCATCCAGCGGGAATCTGGCTCTCGAACGCCTGCAGTCCGCTGACTTCGATCTGGTCATTACCGACCTGAAAATGCCGGGGATGAGCGGMMTSGAAGTGCTCAAGGCCATCCGTATCCTGCAACCGGACGTGCCCGTTGTCATCATCACGGGGTACTCCACGGTGGAAACCGCCGTCGAGGCCATGAAGTTCGGCGCCTTCGATTACCTGGCCAAGCCCTTCACGCCTGAACAGATCCTCCAGTTGACCGAATCCGCCCTCAAACACCGCCTCACCCAGATTGAAAAGGCAGTGCGGGGGGGCTCTGCCGGCCGACACCCCGGCTTCGATCTCTTTGTGGGGGAAAGCCGACAGATGGAGCGCGTCTACCGCCGGATTCTGCAGGTGGCCCCCACGGACAGCACCGTGCTCATCACGGGGGAGAGCGGCACCGGCAAGGAACTGCTCGCCCGCGCCATTCACAATCACAGCGCTCGCAAGGACCAGCCCTTTCTGGCCGTCGACTGCACCTCTCTGGCGGAAAGCCTGCTGGAGAGCGAGCTTTTTGGTCACATGAAAGGCTCTTTCACCGGCGCTGTGCAGAGCAAGGTGGGACTCTTCAAGGTGGCTGACGGCGGCACCCTCTTTCTGGATGAAATCTCCAACATCAGCCTGACGACACAGGCCAAACTGCTCCGTGTGCTGCAGGAGCGGGAGATCACCCCCGTCGGCGGCAACAAACCCCTCCCCATCAATATCCGGCTCATCGCCGCCACCAACCGCAACCTGCGGGAGATGTGCGCCAAGGGGGAGTTTCGCGAGGACCTCTTCTTCCGCCTCAACATCATTCCCATCGACCTCCCCCCCCTGCGCGAGCGGCCGAGCGATATCCCCCTGTTGACCCGATTTTTTCTGGAAAAGTTCGCCCGCGAACTGGGCAAGGAAATCCGTGGCCTCTCGCCGGCCGCCATGGAACACCTGAACCAGCATGCCTTTCCTGGCAACGTGCGTGAGTTGGAAAACATCCTGGAGCGCGCCGTCGTGCTGGCGGAAGGATCTGTCATCGAGATCGACAATCTGGAACTGGCGGGACAGACGAATGAGGCCGGCGCCCCCTTCTGTCAGTTCATCCCCAAGACGGCGGAAGAGCTGAAGGAGACCAAGCAGAAGATACGCGAGATGGCGGTCATGCCGGTGGAAAAAGCCTTCGTGCTGGACGCGCTGGAAAGAAACAACTGGAATGTCACCCGGGCGGCGGAAGAAGTCGGCATGCTGCGCCCGAACTTTCAGGCGCTGCTCAAGAAGCAGGGCATATCCATTCGAGACAGGATTCCCGGTTGA
- a CDS encoding HAMP domain-containing protein, translating to MRQSLSFKAIVPVALTVTGFVTVCSILLYSYNRQNLVADEIKQQNSLANTVVKATRYSMLKSDRESLAHTIQYVGEDKDLVHLRIFNKKGIITFSSDPSEINQMVKKEAEGCVQCHSDPVPLATLGTNERTRRYTNEHGQDVMAITVPIYNEPGCFAGDCHVHSSEEKVLGTLDIGISEEPLNATLATLGQGLVGFCLMILLLSVGGVAALLHRNVLQPIKNLVDFSEKTLRGELHHPLPDENAEVEFLGRSIHRLAARLHDKGHSVAVQSPSPEKSPVNPEA from the coding sequence ATGAGACAGAGTTTGTCGTTCAAGGCCATCGTGCCCGTTGCTCTCACCGTCACCGGTTTTGTCACCGTGTGCAGTATCCTGCTGTACAGTTACAACCGGCAGAATCTGGTGGCGGATGAGATCAAGCAGCAGAACAGTCTGGCGAACACGGTGGTCAAGGCCACCCGTTACAGCATGCTGAAATCAGACCGGGAATCTCTCGCCCATACCATCCAGTACGTGGGAGAAGATAAAGATCTGGTGCACCTGCGCATCTTCAACAAAAAGGGGATCATCACCTTTTCTTCCGACCCGTCCGAAATCAATCAGATGGTCAAGAAAGAGGCGGAAGGGTGCGTTCAGTGCCACAGTGACCCGGTTCCTCTGGCCACTCTGGGCACCAACGAACGGACGAGGCGCTACACCAACGAGCATGGTCAGGATGTCATGGCCATCACCGTCCCTATCTACAATGAACCCGGCTGCTTCGCCGGAGACTGTCACGTGCACTCGTCAGAGGAGAAGGTGCTGGGCACTCTGGATATCGGCATCTCGGAAGAACCGCTGAATGCCACCCTCGCCACTCTCGGCCAGGGACTGGTGGGGTTCTGTCTGATGATCCTGCTGCTTTCCGTCGGTGGGGTGGCCGCTCTTCTCCACCGCAATGTGCTGCAGCCGATCAAGAATCTGGTCGATTTCAGTGAAAAAACTCTGCGAGGCGAACTACATCATCCCCTGCCCGATGAGAATGCCGAAGTCGAGTTCCTGGGGCGCTCTATTCATCGTCTGGCGGCTCGCCTGCACGACAAAGGTCATTCCGTGGCGGTGCAAAGCCCTTCGCCGGAGAAAAGCCCAGTAAATCCAGAGGCCTGA
- a CDS encoding response regulator — MMERAILIADKDPAVRKQMAALCIESGYQVVATNSAARVLRDILKRNVQVVLLGSEFDELAAADLIPLFKMLNRDLPIILMSNEVSLAMERRIRREGIFYHALKPLDSRDREEIRLALKCAFEELENRLAGGHARKLSVNPQ, encoded by the coding sequence ATGATGGAAAGAGCGATTCTCATAGCGGATAAAGATCCAGCCGTCAGAAAACAGATGGCCGCCCTTTGCATCGAGTCCGGTTACCAGGTGGTGGCGACTAACTCAGCGGCCCGCGTCCTCAGGGACATTCTGAAGCGAAACGTCCAGGTGGTGCTGCTGGGCAGTGAGTTCGACGAGCTGGCCGCTGCTGATCTGATCCCGCTGTTCAAAATGCTCAACCGTGATCTTCCCATCATTCTCATGTCCAATGAGGTCTCCCTGGCCATGGAACGTCGGATCCGGCGGGAAGGCATCTTTTATCATGCGCTGAAACCCCTGGATTCCCGGGATCGCGAGGAAATCAGGCTGGCTTTGAAATGTGCTTTCGAAGAACTGGAAAATCGCCTCGCTGGCGGTCATGCCAGAAAGTTATCTGTCAACCCACAATAG
- the phoU gene encoding phosphate signaling complex protein PhoU, with protein sequence MTIHLQKELDTLKKMLLGLSAVVEESVHQAVESLEKCDVVLAEKVIAGDTQIDNLEVEIEEECLKALALYQPVAVDLRFIVAVLKINNDLERIGDLATNIAERTVALASICRLEPPFDYLSMAAKTQRMLKMSLDSLVGLDVALAKEVQSLDDEVDQMHADNFTFIKAEMRRDPDSIDHITQYLTVSRHLERIADLATNIAEEVYYLIEGEIVRHTSDWGPKS encoded by the coding sequence ATGACCATACATCTGCAGAAGGAACTGGATACCCTGAAAAAGATGCTGCTGGGGCTCAGCGCCGTGGTGGAAGAAAGCGTCCACCAGGCCGTGGAATCCCTGGAGAAGTGCGACGTGGTGCTGGCCGAGAAGGTCATCGCCGGCGACACCCAGATCGACAACCTTGAAGTGGAGATCGAGGAGGAGTGCCTCAAGGCGCTGGCTCTCTATCAGCCTGTGGCCGTGGATCTGCGCTTCATCGTCGCCGTGCTCAAGATCAACAACGACCTGGAGCGCATCGGCGATCTGGCCACCAATATCGCCGAACGGACCGTGGCTTTGGCCTCCATCTGCCGGCTGGAGCCGCCTTTCGACTACCTCTCCATGGCGGCCAAGACCCAGCGGATGCTGAAGATGAGTCTCGATTCCCTGGTCGGTCTCGATGTCGCTCTGGCCAAAGAGGTACAGAGCCTCGACGACGAGGTGGACCAGATGCATGCCGACAATTTCACCTTCATCAAGGCCGAAATGCGCCGCGACCCGGACAGCATCGACCATATCACCCAGTATCTCACCGTCTCCCGCCACCTGGAGCGCATCGCCGATTTGGCCACCAATATCGCCGAGGAAGTCTATTACCTCATCGAAGGGGAGATCGTCCGCCATACCAGCGACTGGGGGCCGAAATCCTAG
- a CDS encoding sensor histidine kinase: protein MSLELSTKFTLGTSAVVLVAMSFFAFMTIKNVRNMSTDNAIEHVEHLSETLLSTTHYEMLVDNRARVYQMMEEVGAQEGISRIRLFNKDGLISFSTAKEEVGSTLDVDSEGCNGCHIDNKPPHTDVPTEGRARFFSEGNNNFLGVTKGIYNKPSCYTAACHVHSASATVLGTLDVIIPLNRMEAQTAASRNQIVLLTVFVLLLVSLSLAFLTHKLVNVPVNRLLYHTRRLADGELDSRVSTVPSDEIGELALAFNDMAQNLQKAQRELKEWANTLEVKVEERTARIQSMQSKLVRSEKLATIGELVAGIAHEINNPLTGILMYASMLESDPRLDAGLKDDLSVVVRETQRCAEIVRGLLGFSRESIPQKRAESINSVMERTLALIERQADFQNIRISREYGEGLPQVLIDHNQLEQVFMNILINASQAMEGKGGGSLSITTGVESEGRGVFVRIADTGCGIPEKNLARIFDPFYTTKENRGTGLGLSVSYGIVENHGGQIEVSSQEGKGTTFTITLPFSNPAVAATED from the coding sequence ATGTCTTTGGAATTGAGTACCAAATTCACCCTGGGAACGAGCGCCGTGGTTTTGGTGGCCATGAGCTTCTTCGCCTTCATGACGATCAAGAATGTCCGGAACATGAGTACGGACAACGCAATCGAGCATGTCGAGCATCTGAGCGAAACCCTGCTCAGCACGACCCACTACGAGATGCTGGTAGATAATCGTGCCCGCGTTTACCAGATGATGGAAGAGGTCGGCGCTCAGGAGGGGATTTCCCGCATACGGCTGTTCAATAAGGATGGACTGATCAGCTTTTCCACGGCCAAGGAAGAAGTCGGCAGCACCCTGGATGTCGATTCCGAGGGGTGCAACGGTTGCCATATCGACAATAAACCGCCCCACACCGATGTGCCGACAGAGGGGCGCGCCCGCTTTTTTTCCGAAGGGAACAATAATTTTCTAGGCGTAACCAAGGGCATCTACAACAAGCCGAGCTGTTATACCGCCGCCTGTCATGTCCACTCGGCCAGTGCCACGGTCCTCGGCACCCTGGATGTCATTATTCCTTTGAATCGCATGGAGGCCCAGACTGCCGCCAGCCGCAATCAGATCGTTCTGCTGACCGTCTTTGTCTTGCTGCTGGTTTCCCTCAGTCTGGCTTTTTTAACCCATAAGCTGGTGAACGTGCCGGTCAACCGGCTGCTCTATCATACGCGACGACTGGCCGATGGCGAACTGGACAGCCGTGTTTCCACCGTGCCCTCCGATGAAATCGGCGAGCTGGCACTGGCCTTTAACGACATGGCCCAGAACCTTCAGAAGGCGCAACGGGAACTCAAAGAGTGGGCCAACACCCTGGAAGTAAAGGTTGAGGAACGCACCGCCCGCATCCAGTCCATGCAGTCGAAGCTCGTCCGTTCGGAAAAGCTGGCGACCATCGGTGAACTGGTGGCAGGGATCGCCCATGAAATCAACAATCCCCTCACCGGGATTCTTATGTATGCCTCCATGCTCGAAAGCGACCCCCGCCTGGATGCCGGCCTGAAAGACGACCTCTCCGTGGTGGTGCGGGAGACGCAGCGCTGTGCGGAGATCGTGCGCGGTTTGCTCGGTTTTTCGCGGGAATCTATTCCTCAGAAAAGAGCCGAGTCCATCAACAGCGTCATGGAAAGAACGCTGGCATTGATCGAAAGACAGGCGGACTTTCAAAACATCCGGATCTCAAGGGAATACGGCGAGGGGCTGCCCCAGGTGCTGATTGATCACAACCAGCTGGAGCAGGTATTCATGAACATCCTCATCAACGCCAGTCAGGCCATGGAAGGAAAAGGGGGGGGCAGTCTGAGTATCACGACGGGGGTGGAGAGCGAGGGGCGGGGAGTCTTTGTCCGTATTGCCGATACGGGGTGTGGTATTCCCGAAAAAAATCTGGCCCGTATCTTCGACCCCTTCTATACGACCAAGGAGAATCGCGGCACGGGCCTGGGTCTGTCGGTTTCTTATGGGATCGTGGAGAATCACGGCGGCCAGATCGAAGTTTCCAGTCAGGAGGGGAAGGGGACGACCTTCACGATTACTCTCCCCTTCAGCAACCCCGCCGTGGCAGCAACCGAAGACTGA
- a CDS encoding menaquinol oxidoreductase, whose amino-acid sequence MKTLSPENGFLTPEQRRAQIEKRIGVLQRRARTGLWGILSFVLVSVLFAGAQSIILYDLFSLETRKLLGAPPPANLVSLALAVYSFSALTILLARMAKGAGVYKGWPHLGYLAAFYLFYWAGNSLKGNFWAVFIAGLTILGLEHYRTWSETQHALAKEKELLYQFVRSASNPS is encoded by the coding sequence GTGAAGACCCTTTCGCCGGAAAACGGATTTCTGACGCCGGAGCAGCGGCGCGCGCAGATCGAAAAGAGGATCGGTGTCCTTCAGCGCCGGGCCCGGACTGGTCTCTGGGGCATCCTCTCATTCGTCTTGGTGAGTGTTCTTTTTGCCGGTGCGCAGTCGATCATTCTGTACGACCTTTTCTCGCTGGAGACGAGAAAACTGCTGGGGGCGCCGCCACCGGCGAACCTCGTCAGCCTCGCCCTGGCCGTGTACAGCTTTTCCGCCCTGACGATACTGCTGGCGCGCATGGCGAAAGGGGCGGGAGTCTACAAGGGCTGGCCCCATCTGGGCTATCTGGCGGCTTTCTACCTCTTCTATTGGGCCGGCAATTCTCTGAAAGGCAATTTTTGGGCGGTTTTTATCGCCGGCCTGACCATCCTCGGGCTCGAACACTATCGAACCTGGTCTGAAACCCAGCATGCCCTTGCCAAAGAAAAAGAGCTGCTCTATCAGTTTGTGCGTTCGGCCTCGAATCCATCCTGA
- the pstB gene encoding phosphate ABC transporter ATP-binding protein PstB: MPKSTLVTIDDPVIEVKNLNFYYGSAEALHDISLAFPRRQVTALIGPSGCGKSTFLRCLNRMNDLVDGTRVVGSMTLNGVEINSSAMDVIELRRRVGMVFQKSNPFPKSIYENVIYGLRIAGVKNKITLDETVEKSLRGAGLWDEVKDRLHQSALGLSGGQMQRLCIARAIAVNPEVILMDEPCSALDPKSTARVEELIGELRENYTIIIVTHNMQQAARVSDYTAFLYEGILVEYGKTNGIFMKPKNKQTEDYITGRFG; this comes from the coding sequence ATGCCAAAAAGTACACTCGTTACCATCGACGATCCCGTCATCGAGGTCAAAAACCTCAATTTCTACTATGGCTCCGCTGAGGCTTTGCACGATATCAGTCTCGCCTTCCCACGACGCCAGGTCACGGCCCTCATCGGTCCCTCGGGCTGCGGCAAGTCTACCTTTCTGCGCTGCCTCAACCGCATGAACGATCTGGTGGACGGCACCCGGGTGGTGGGGAGCATGACGCTCAACGGCGTGGAGATCAACTCCTCGGCTATGGACGTCATCGAGCTGCGCCGCCGCGTCGGCATGGTCTTCCAGAAATCCAATCCCTTCCCCAAATCGATCTATGAAAACGTCATTTACGGGCTGCGCATCGCCGGGGTGAAGAATAAAATCACCCTGGACGAGACGGTGGAAAAGAGTCTCAGGGGGGCCGGCCTGTGGGACGAGGTCAAAGACCGCCTCCATCAGTCGGCTCTCGGTCTGTCCGGCGGGCAGATGCAGCGCCTGTGCATCGCCCGCGCCATTGCCGTCAATCCCGAGGTCATCCTCATGGACGAGCCTTGCAGCGCCCTCGACCCCAAATCGACGGCCCGGGTGGAAGAGCTCATCGGCGAGCTGCGGGAGAACTACACCATTATCATCGTCACCCACAACATGCAGCAGGCGGCCCGGGTTTCCGATTACACCGCTTTTCTGTACGAAGGCATTCTGGTCGAATACGGCAAGACCAATGGCATTTTCATGAAGCCTAAAAATAAACAGACAGAAGACTATATTACCGGCCGCTTCGGTTAA